From the genome of Solanum stenotomum isolate F172 chromosome 5, ASM1918654v1, whole genome shotgun sequence:
TCAGTCTTTGCATcttaaaaattctcaagtatACAGGCAAAGACCATATTGGTGAAGAATTCTCTGACAAGCGCAACAAGGACCTGATCGAGTTGCAAGCGTCATAGTGTGTCTCAGGAGATATCCTTTTGTGCTTACATTGTAAATTTTTTCCTAATCTATAAAGGATTTAGATCTTGTTTTGGTTTCTAAAAGTCTAAATCGTCCAGAGGGtggtggtttagtgggcaacctGTGTGTTGCTTAGTCAATTCTAAATCATCTAGAGTTAGGTGGTTTAGTGGGCGGTGTGGTATCCGCTTAGAAAAGTTTATATTAATCAGTGAGGGTTGGTATAGTGGGCAATGTTGTATCTGCTCTGGTTCAGGTAAGTGataggaggtattgcttagTGTGGCTATTAGCAGGCTAATCTCATTTTGTAAACTgacttttacttttgcttggagaTGATTAGTGGaagcagtttgaaaagtcctgtGAGACatgtcgtggttttactcccttgagtaAGGAGGTTTCCACATAAAGTTGCTTGTTCAATCTTTACTTTTAACACTTATTTTACTGTTTGTTATTGTAACTATGCTGAGGACCTGGACCCATCGAAAcaagtggacgcatacattccaacaagtaGTATCGGAGTAGGTGCTCTCTAGCTAGTTAACACCAAGAGAGATTTATGTGGAAAGAATGGCTACTCCACTGAGATGGCAAGAAGGTCGGTCTTCAACAAGGCCACCCTTGTTTGATAGTCAGTATTATCAATGGTGGAAACAGTGCATGTTTGACTTCATAATGGCTAAAGACTGTGAGCTGTGGGATGTTATTTGTGAGGGTCCCTATGTGCCATCTATAGAAGTAAAATATGGGGATGTCACAAGGGTATTTGTCAAAACTCGACAGCAATACAATGAATTTGACAAACAGAAAGTTGAGAAAATCACAAGGCTAAGAAGTTCTTAATGTGTGGAATCGGACCTAATGTCTATAATCTGATTTCTTCGTGCGAATCAGCTAAGGAAATTTGGGATCTGCTGAGAACTACCTATAAGGAAATAAGGGCAGATCTGAATGGGGATGCTGATCAGAAGGGAGATGCAGAAAGGGATGAATCACTAGCCTCCAAGGTGTCACAATGTGAGAACCTTGAAGTAGATAAGACCATGGACTATCTcactcaaaaatttcaaaaacatgtGAGTAAACGTGGAGGTTCCATGAAGGAAGAAGCTCATGACAATGCTACAAGCTATACTGACATGTGTTACAAGCGTGATCAACCAGGTCACACCATGAGAGATTGTCCTGTGCTTGAAGTTGATCACAAGGAAGTAAAAAACCAAGAGGGGGACCAGGTCCGTGCCAGCAGTAGCAGAAGAGAAACCTTTTTCTAGACGGTAAATAGGGATATGACTGCATGGGAAGACTCTTCGAGTGTTTCAGATGACTCTGAGCACTCTGATGAAGCCTTTATGGCAAAATCTGATgatgaggaagatgaagaagaggtaACCCTTTCTGATCTTAAACAAAACTTGCATGTTTACTGTGTTAAGAAGTTAAAAAGTCTAGCCGTTATTTTGATCGGCTCTTTCATTGAGTTGACAACTGAAAAGGATATGATGAACAATAGCCTAGGTATCCttcatgaagaaaaaatagCCTTGGTTGACCAAATATATGTTGTGGAAGAACATGTGATAGTTCTAAAGGTTGACAATCTAAAACTTGGGGAAAAATTAAAGATGCTGAGTGAGAAATGTGGCAGCGGTAAAGGGGAAGCAAGCAGCTTGCAAATCGAGCTAAAAACAGTTTTAATACTGCTAAAACAAAACTTGCTATGGCCTTGGAGAGAAATAATCAGTCAGAGAGGGACTTGGTCCGTGTCAAAGAAGAACTGAACAAATCTCTCAAGTTGACCAACTCATCAAAATTGCTTGCAAAGCTTACCAATCAAGGTCAAAATGATAGGAAGGCGTTAGGAAATTCAAGCAAAAGTCGTTCTTACAATCTCCATGGCAAAGATGTGTCCATGTCTGATAGTTTGCCGTGTCTCCATTGTGGTCGCGATGGTCACTTGAAGAAGGATTTTCCAGCTTGGAAAAGGACCCAAGATAACCTCTCAAAATATTCTAAACAGAGGAACATGAAGAAAAAGGGACCTGGTCAATAGAGCAATAAGCAGAAGAAGGGACCTGGTCAACAGAAGAACTGGCAGAAGAAGGGACCTGGTCGTGCTCCTGTTCCTAAGTTGAAAAAAATCAATCTGCCTCACTGGACAAAGAATTCTCTTATCACTTCGTTATCTGCTTACTGGGAACTCCAATTAAAGTAGGTTCCCAAGGCTAACACGTGATATGGTATTCTTGTAAGAAGAAGTAGCAGCAGTCAGTGTTGGTTCATGAATAGCGGATGCTCAAAGCACGTGACTGGGAAACTGAAAACTTCTTCTCTCTGAAGGCACTTCAAGCTGGAGGTGTCTCATTTAGCGATGGCAaaaaatgtatgtttttttgtgAAGGCATGATTGGGAAATCTATGGGACACACTATTGAGAATGTGTACTATGTCAATGGTTGAAGTACAatcttttaagtattttatagATTTGTGATTAATGAAATAAAGTTAAGTTCTTGTCGGAAAGAACATGTCGTCACAAACTTGCTCTCTCGGGCGACGATCTTGATAGAAAAGAGATGCAAGAACATGTGTATTGCTAATCTGATTATTGTTCGTTGTAGCAGTCTCACTTGCCTTAGTGCTCAAAGTGAGAATGCTGAAGTATGACATGAGAGACGTGCTCTTGTGAATGTTTCTCTACTGCACAAACTtgtgtcaagggacctggtcctcgatctgctcaaaataaaatttacagaTGACAAAGTTTGTGATGCTTGTGTTAAAAGGAAGCAGATTAGACCATCCTTCAAGTGGAATATACAGGCTGTTAATATTCCAAAGGACTTTTGGGCTGAAATGGTGAATAGTACATGTTTTGTGACCAAAATAATGATATTGAGAAGTGTAATCTCAATGATGTTGAAAGAGTATTTGTGGGATACTCTTCCTCCGTCATGGCTTATCGGGCATATAATAAGGTGGTCATGTGATTTTTGATGAGTCCGGAAGAATTGAGaagttgcaaaaaaaaaagattcttaGATGGAAAGGCTGCTTTAGATTCAGAAAGAAGGTCTAAACAGTGAGATTGCTGAAGAATTTCCTTTTCATTAATCTAGCAATCTCAAGGAAGTTGATGCAGATTATGAACCTGATAAAGGACCTGGTCTTGTAGACAGTGCTGAACAAAGATGATGTAGTTCAAACTGATAATGTGAATTCTGAAGGTGAGAATGAAGAAGCTGATCAAGCTCAGTTTGAAAGAAGCAAAGTATGACACTCGGTTCCCCAACAAGCTGATAGGTTGTCCAAGTTCCTCTTCTACAATTGCTTCAAAAGAGGTAATATTGTCAAAACCCTCTCTTTGAAATCACAAGGaaatgaattgttgattattcAAGTGTATATCGATAATGTCATCTTTGGATCAACCTTTTGAATTATTGTCTGAAGAATTTGCCGCATTCATGGGTAGTGAGTTCTAAATGAGCACGATGGGATATTCCTTCTTAAAGTTACACATTCAGCAAACCTCTAAAGGTACCCTTGGCTGTCCAGAAAAATACATCAATGAGCTGCTCAAAAGGCttataatattttaagtcaGGACAATGTTAAAAATGGGTAATGTCATCATGAAGTTTTGCAAAATGAAAGATCAAGTGGCTAACATCTTCACCCAAGGCTTAAGCAATGACCAGTTTTTCAAGAACATGTATGTACTCATAGTGACTTAGCTGAAGGAAAGAACATAACACATCATGATCAGGGCAATTGATGTCTGAACAAAGACAGGGACCTGGTACCAGTTCAAAGAAGGTGCTGAAAAGGTTTCATGTTATGGATGGATAGACAATTCATACTCTGATGGGCACTAACTTGAAGTTGCATGTTGATGAACTTGGTTCAGAGATTTCATTCTTGTGCAAAGGAATCACATTTGAAGGCTGCTGAGAGAATCTTGAGACATTTGCAGAAGATAAGGGACCCGGTCCTATTCTGTCCATCAGAAGACATTTGATATGGAGTACATGATGATGCTGATTATGATGGGTATCAAGTTGATGGAAAGAGTACCTCAAGAGTGGCTTATGCTATAGGTTGATCTCTCACTCATGGGGAACTAAAACGCAAGATTCAGTTGCTCTTTCATCAACTAAGGCAGAGAATGTAGCAAGTGCAGCTTGATATGATCAATTCTTGTAGATCAAGCAGCAACTTGAAGCTCTTAGAAGACCTGACTGAGTAATCAAACTGAAGTTGGGAATGCTAAAACTGGATTGAATGGATCCTGCCTAAAGCAATCAACTCTCTAATGACTATGCAAAGGGAGCAGGTATCCTTGTTTTTCAGTTATGTATGTTTTATCAAATTCAGTCTTATACCTTTTGTAGGTATAAACACATGGCAAAAAGGCTGAAGGAAAATGGAGGTCAGGGCAGATCTAGGCAGGGCTGAAGGAAAATGGAGGTCAGGGCAGATCTAGGCAATCACATTCAAACTACAGAGAGGGACATGGTCCGTTCTTGAAGGTTAGCACTCTTAACATTACAGTTTGAAGTATGCACGAGAACCGTTGCAATTGCCATATGTCTGTCATTCAGGTATTCGACCGTTGTCTCATCATTTGAGTACCAAAATGACACttcctttctctttctttatactccatatttcttttcaaatctcCTTCCAAAATATCAGTTTTTTTTGTAACCTTCTTTTATCCTTTCTAAAAAAAGACTTCAAATAGTTAAACCCTCTGTTCTTACTAAAGAACTTTCTAATAAAGATGTTTTTAAGTGTGAAGAGGGACCAGGTCCACCTAGCAAAAGGAAGAAGTGGAAATGATGATGTTCATGAAGGAAGAAGTTTGTGAACTCAAAGTATTCTGATTAGAAGGGTGTCtgattaaaataatgaaaaaataatgatgaaATGGTTCCTCAGTTATTGATCCATTCATCTCGGAGGCCTTGAGTAAATTGATTTTACCAATCTTTCTGTTATGAGAAACTCAAGCCAGCATTGGAAGCTATGACAATTGATCTTGCTAACAAAGATACTGAAATGGTTCGCTTGAAGGCTCAACTTCCGAAATAGCACTATTAGAGGGACCAAGTTGACAAAAAAAACCGACAGCCTTGAAGATTCAACATAAAGTCTGCACAGTGAAGAATGCGAACTGCAATAGAGGCTTCTGAAAGTACCTTGCTAAGGGATATGCTCCATTCATTTTATTCATTCAATCCCATGTCTCTAAGTCATCCCTTCTCTTCCTAACTTTCTAAGTCAGTCTTTATTCCTCTTTCTCTATCGAAACTAAGTGGCATTGTCATGGTTTTCATACGTAATCATATTAGCAATGCTTTGATAGCTGATCTTTTATTTATGGATGAAAAATGCCAACTTGTCTCATtactttatgaattttattcatGCTTAGTGTTGTCCAAGTGGCCATGAATTTACTTGAACTACATTTATGTCAACTTGGTTTACTactttaacccttttttatgatgtcaaaagggggaaagTTGTTAAGGTATGAGATCAATGAAGTTAGCTACATGATCAAGACGATAGGGAGAATGAGTGTTAGCTACTTGAAGAGAACATGGTCATGCTGATAGGGGGAATCAATGCTAGTACTTGAAGAGGACGTGGTCATGCCGGTAGGGGGAAGAAGTTGAACAAGTTAGTCATCATCAaaagtgggggggggggggaatgctattttgatgttttgatgatttgacaaacttTGGGGATGATAAACCTCCAGTTGCCCGAAGAGTTCTTGTTGATAGGGGGAACTGGTGAATAAGTATGTTGTCATCAATAAGGGGGAAAATGTTAGTTTGAAGCTGATATGAGATGTTAGTTCAAAGTTGAtatgaagttttgatgatttgagaaATAATCGATCTAACAAGCAACCAGATCCTTGTTGTTGGGACTGCTGACAaggaaatgaatgaataaacttagtgtgaggaatatttgtgtgtaatcatcaaaaagggcataaatgttatattctaggtgttttgatgatcctcacaaatgcagggacctggtccctagCAGAGTGTTCTCGTCCAGATACAAATGGAGTACAGTTGTAAAGCTGTCATGTCAGGTAGTAGGTGAAAAGTGCAGTGTCCTACACCAATAGGAAGAGCGAGTGAGATTGTATGCTTCAGTGTCTCACAAATacagggacctggtcccaggCAGAGTTCTCTCGTCGAGATCTATAATGGGGTACAACTGTAAAGCTGTCGTGTCAGAGGTTGGTGAGGCGTCAGCGTACTACACCAATCAGAGTGGACGAGGGTGTTTGTCCAACGGGTAAGAACTTTTTATAGTTGATATTTTCTACATGACAAACACcatattaaattcattcatCCTAAGAAGGAAGTCAGCCAACAAGCCTTTTCAAGAACCCACAAAGAAGTTTGCAAGGGACTTGGTCCCTGCAAGACTGCGATATGAAAAAGGTGACAAGACAGCCGTCAGAAAAGCTGCCACCTCTGATGTGGTAGGTGAGCAACTTTTCTGAACAACATGCTTTCAGCTAATAGGTTGTCTCAACGAGTTTGTGTTGATTTTATATAGTCTCTTCCCAAAATGcacaaactcaagatttggcAAACAAAACTTGGATTTTCTCTGAAAATTCAGAATCTTGAAAAGAAggccatcttcaaggaagaacaatactcatgctcaacaaagggacctgatagagtgTTGAAGCGtctttgttgagtttgagttttgtCAGTCTTTGCATcttgaaaattctcaagtatACAGGCAAATACCATATTGGTGAAGTATTCTCCGACAAGCGCCACAAGGACCTGATCGAGTTGCAAGCGTCATAGTGTATCGCATGAGTTATACTTTCGTGCCTACATTGTAAATCTGTTCCTAATCTATAAAGGATTTAGATCTTGTTTCGGTTTCTAAAAGTCTAAATCGTCCAGAGGGtggtggtttagtgggcaacctGTGTATtgcttagtcaaattctaaATCATCTAGAGTTAGGTGGTTTAGTGGGCGGTGTGGTATCCGCTTagaaaagtctatattaatcagtgagggttagtatagtgggcaatgTTGTATCTGCTCTTGCTTGGCTAAGTGataggaggtattgcttagTGTGGAGATTAGCAAGCTAATCTCATTTTGTAAACtggcttttacttttgcttggagaagattagtggaagcagtttgaaaagtcctgtgagacaggtcgtggtttactcccttgagcaaggaggtttccacgtaaagttgcttgttcaatctttactttcagcacttATTTTACTATTTGTTATTGTAACTGTGCTAAGGACCTGGTCCCATTGAAACAAGTGGACGcatatttttagttattgttCTTCCTGAGTCAAACGTCATAGTAATGCGCTTGGTTATACCAAATAGTAATAAACTTCTAGAggttatgataaaataagtcCTGTAAACTCAGTCAGAAAACCTCGTCTCGGCAGAAACTTTTATTTTAGCTTGGCCAATTGAATATGCATTGGGTTGAGAAGTATAATACATAAAACATTAAATTATTTAGATTGTGAAGCCTTGAGAAACTGACATTCTATGTTGGATCCTTTTTTCTCTTAGATTGACCGCGGAACAGGAGTGGAAGGAAAGTTTCAACTACCTTTTTCAATATGAAACATTACTAAGTTCTTTTGGACTTCAAAATGTTATTATTGTAATTGATGTAAATTGAAACTTgatagttaaaaattaaaattgttgatAAATTTACTCAAAATACAAGATTAACAAATTACTAGATCATCTTGGTGGAAATTAGTGTTTTGCAGAAGCTCAAAGCTGGTGCATACTTTTGCAATTTAGTGAATAgtcttttagagaaaaaaatcacTCCTGACATAATTTTCTTTGATATGAGAAAATCCTTATCCATTGAATGTGAAAGACACAAGCTAGATATTCGCGGTGCAAGATTATTAGAAAGCCAATGAGAAGAAACAAGAATTTCCTAAATTATCATGGAATAGATGAATTTGAAGGAAAGAATATGGAGTTTCTGATTAAAAATTAGATGTTAATATTCTATACACTTGTTGAGTATCAGTTTACAAAATTTATCACAGTTAGCTTAACAAACTAGCAATTCCAAATTTCGTTGTTCTTGAAGGTACGAAGCTGATAAGCATCGACTGGAAGCTGCTACAATCAAAGCATTTTGAAAATCTGCAGATACACCTCTTCGAATGAGCGATATAATGTTGTTCATGAATAGTGCATCACATGGTAACGTGATGGGGCCATCACTTGGTAGTCCAAACTCTTCTTCAGACATGTGCAACAGGTGTCTGATTACCTCGTGTTGAAGATAAGCCAACGGAACCACAAATCGCTTTTGATCGGTTGTATACACCACAAAATTCCCTTTAGCAACTATAGAAGATGATGTGCTACAACTCTCTGCATCATTGTAATTTGATCTTGGAAAAGAAATTCTCTTCCTCTGATTCTCTGCGAACTTCTGCCATTTCCTTGCcatcttgatgagtttcttagCACTAATCATGTTGATTTCTTTGgaatataggaaaagaaaaaagttgttcttttaaaagatttgattttttgcTATCAGCTTGATAATCAAAATGGCTCATAGATGCAGTTTATTTATAGCTAAAGATagaaaatgaatttgaattgtAGCTCCAGTTGTCAAATGTGAGTTAGGCATTAAATGCAAAATCATGTGCTGCTATTGAATATGGGACCTATTTATTCAATTCTCTGTCACCACTATCTTTAAATCAAGTGGTTCATGACTAAGTCATCAATTTCATCCATTCTTGTGGCTCTTGACTTTAAGGGTGTTTTATGTTCCAAATAATGAGAAGCAGAGGGGCCTAGTGTTGTTCTTAAGCAAATTTATGGACTAAATACTTTGTCGATGATCGAGTAGGCAAAACCACGGGAGGCTTCATGTGCCATTGTCTCTCACTAGTTAGGTATGGAACTTGTCATTAACTTATATGTTTACTGGGACACAGGAATTTAGCAAAACACAAGTATCTTGATGTTCAAAAGATGTCCATTTtctgttttcattttttgttggtAAAAACTTATCCACACCGGGTTCCATTTACTGTGCAATTCTCCGAATTCGGTGTTCTTTTTTACCTTCatcatatggagttacaaaatatttcttGTGACAAGGGGTGTTAAAGTAACTCCGTTTATTCAGGCTAATCGATTCTTAAGGAGGTATTCCAAATGATCATTGTGAAATATATGTAGGAGAGAGCCAAAAGAAGAGATTTGTCATGCAGCATCATACTTGAGCCATAAATCTCTTCTTTTGGCTCAATTATTGAAACAATAGCTATTTCTAGCGTACTAATAAAACAAGTAAACTACTACACAAATTGCATTCTAGTTCAACTTGTTTATTTTATCCTAATTTGACTATGAATTGGAGGTTCTAAAGTactccttaaaacatttacttttATCACACAGGCAAACAGTAAATAAAACCCAGGCTTGCCCAATCAAGCCCACCCCTTACCCTCCATAGAGGCTTGATCTTTTGGTTTGACCTTTGCCCGACCTAATCCCCGACTGGGGTCTCAATCTCAGTCTAGACCTAACTTGGGACCCAACTCGAGACGGCCTGCCCTTTCTTGCGACCCAAGCTCTAACCAGACCCGAGATTGGAACTCGATCAAAGAGCCAACCCAACTGTAACCCAAGAAACAACTCCCGACCCTGATACTAGGTTTGAACCTCAATCCAAGACTCGACTCTTACCCCGAATTAAGACCCAACCCAAGACCTGAATTGAAACCCAACCATGCCTCGATACCCACCCCAACTCGAGACTCGCATTGAAACCCAAACCTTGATACCCCCCCTCGATATAGGTCCAACCCCAACTCGaaaccccacccccaccccaacCCAAATAGACCTCACCTAGACCTAACTTAGAACCCAACTCCCAACCTTGAAATGACCTCAGCCCCGACTCGGGACCTGACCCTAGCTCATGTACCAACCCGTGAGTAGATACTTGACCCCAATTCTAACCTAGGACCTGAAATCCAACCCTCACATAATATATGACCCATGACCAAATTCTAACCCTGACCCTAACCTAGACCTAAGTCTTTACTTTGACCCTGAATCGAAACTCGACTCCAACCTTGACATAGGACCCAACTTTAGGCCCCAATCTGAGACATGACCCCAACCTTTGACCTGGGaacctaacccctaaactagGACCCAACACCAATCTCGATCCAAAACCAACCCCAATTTGAGATCCGACACTAACACATGACCCGACCTCGACCCTATCGAGAGAAGTAACCCTAACTTGGGATTGACCATGACCCCTGAATTTGACCTAACCCCCATTAGGGACACAATTATGAACCTAAACGGAACTCAATCAAAATCAAGGTAGGGATGAAAATGGGGCAGTGCGGGGTGGGTTGAGCTTAACCTGCAAAATTTTTAATCTGCCCCCGCATaacaacttttttcattttcaacccgccccacataattttttaatattttatttttatagtcaagtttgatattaaaaacaattcataaaaataaattcattttttcattaagttttattaatttaatagatagtgacttaaaaatttatattttagagGTCAGTTGgcaaacatgtaagaaattgtattattttttgttaaaccatttcatttactatcttgaatattttagtagctttaaagaaattaacttaataaataatgctctatcactcttataaaatataaaaaaataaaattaagtttgaactcacttaaaatcacatatacccaTTACCCACAACCCGCCCCACCCCGCCCcacattagttttttttttaaatccacTTCAACGCGCCCTACACAACCTTTAACCCGCCCCTCCCCGCTTAGTCTTAAACCGACCCCCACTCCATTGCCATTCCTAAATCGGGGTAGTGTCCTAGGTTAGGGTTGGATCATGAGTTGGGGGTCGGGTTAGGTCTCTAATCGGGGCTGGAGATGGGTCTTGGGTTGGGCCCCAGGTAGGGTCAAGCTGGGGTTGGGGTTGACTCGAAGGTCAAGTTCTGGGTTGGGTCACGAGTCGGGTCCCAAGTCTGGTTCAGGTCTGAATTTTCATTCCGGGTCAAGATTGTGTCCTAGGTGGGTTCTAGGTTTAGGTTAGGCCAGGGATCAGGGGCTGGTCGTGCGTCAGGTCAGGACTGGGTTACAAGTTTGTGGTAAAATGTGGGGCTCCGGATCATAGTATTTGCCTAAATTATAGGTAAATGCTCTTGGGACAATCTTTTCTCcttatgagaaaatattttcatttttctcataCCAAGCACACCCTTAAGGGGGATAACATGGTAAATCGTTGGGTCAAATGAAGATAGTtgttaaaagtcaaaaagtaatAAGCTGGTTAGCTTATTTTAGCTTAAAAGTACTTTAGATATTAAACAAACACCAGTTTGCAATTGTGTCAATAGTCTTTTCTTCTTGTTGGAAAGAATGATTTAATGAAGCTTTTGACATTACGTTCTTCGAATTGAGCATAACAACTTACCCAGTGGTTGCGAAAGCCACAAGctatattttctaattaaatgCGAGACTACTAGAGAGAAAGGATATATATTCAATCAGAATTTCgcgaatataaaaaataaacagtGTGGAGGCAAGAATGTGGAATATTTGATGAATAATTAGATGTTAATATTCTGTACACTTGTTCAGTATCATGTATCCACAACAAAACTTATCACAGTTAGCTTAACAAACTAGCAATTGCGGGTTTCTTTGTTCATGAAGGTATGACACTGATGAGCATCGGCTGGAAGCTACTGCTACGAGCAAAGCATTCTGAATATCTGCAGCAACACCACTTTTGATGAGTGATATGATGTAGTTCATGAATAGTTCATCACACGGCAATGTGATAGGACCGTCACTTAGAAGTCCAAACTCTTCTTCAGACATGTGCAATAGTTGTCCGATTACTTCGTGTTGAAGATAAGACAAAGGAACCACAAATCGTTTATGATCAGTTGTATAGACCACAAAATGCCCTTTGCCAACTACAGTATATGATGTGCTACAACTCTCTGCATCATTGTAATTAGATGATCTTGGAAAAGAAATTCTCTTTCTCTGCTTGACCGCAAACTTCTGCCATTTCCTTGCcatcttgatgagtttcttagCACTGATCATATTGATTTCTTTGAATTataagaaagagaaaagtttttcatattttaagaagGTTTGATTAAGTTCTATCCACTTGATGATCAATACAGCTCATGGAAGCAGCTTATTTATAGTTGAGGCTAGACAATGAATATAAATTTTAGCTAAAGTTGCCATCTTGAGATAAGTAGGTGAGGCAGATTCATGTGCTTTTGTTTTGTCCATACTTCAAGAATTGTGGATATGGCTGGTTGTCTATTTTTAATCAAAGAGGTTGACAGATTTATTCAATTCTGTCTCCATATCTTAAAACCAAATGGTCCAGGACTAAGTCATCACTTTCATCCATTCTTGTGCCTCTTAATAAGGGTGTTTTCTGTTCCAAATCATGAGAGGCAGAGGGACCTAGTGTTTTACATCAACAATTTATGGCC
Proteins encoded in this window:
- the LOC125865899 gene encoding auxin-responsive protein SAUR68-like, with product MISAKKLIKMARKWQKFAVKQRKRISFPRSSNYNDAESCSTSYTVVGKGHFVVYTTDHKRFVVPLSYLQHEVIGQLLHMSEEEFGLLSDGPITLPCDELFMNYIISLIKSGVAADIQNALLVAVASSRCSSVSYLHEQRNPQLLVC